CGCGGTGACCGCGTACTCACTGCAGGTCGGCGTGAACCGGCACACCGGCATCCGGGTAGGGGAGTAGTAGGTGCGGTACAGCTCGATCAGCCAGATCAGCGGCCGGGCCGGCCGGACAGTCATCGCCCGCCGCGCGCCCGTCGTCACCGCCGAGCTCCGATGACGCCGAGCTTGCGTAAGCCGGACCGCAGCTGCTTGTCCAGTTCGGCCGACGACGCCGTCGCCGCAGTCGGGAGCACCCGGATAACAACGTCGGTCGGCGCCTCGATCTCCGGAACGA
Above is a genomic segment from Skermania piniformis containing:
- the yidD gene encoding membrane protein insertion efficiency factor YidD, with amino-acid sequence MTTGARRAMTVRPARPLIWLIELYRTYYSPTRMPVCRFTPTCSEYAVTALQTHGLIRGAGLALIRLLKCGPWHAGGWDPVPPGREPPPADS